In Halococcus salifodinae DSM 8989, the following are encoded in one genomic region:
- a CDS encoding flippase-like domain-containing protein produces MSRGVDVSVVLPAYDEAATIEDTVATTLDALGFFLPAESFEVLVAEDGCTDRTPEIAARLAREDRRVKHVHSDDRLGRGGALERAFRTAAGETLVYFDTDLATDMSHLEELVESVRSGEADIATGSRLLAASEADRPAKRDVPSRTYNGLVRLFLSSSVHDHQCGFKAFDREVLESLLDDIDDEHWFWDTELLVRAQRAGYRVKEFPVAWTPKGDTKVDFVRDVLGMGSAVLRTWWQLAVAPRITRRVTLVAGTLLTILAIGLMTQYLDVGTVLEEMRAADPALVAAAALVYALSWPVRGARYRDILDELGFAEGVGFLTGAVFISQTGNLVFPARAGDAVRAYVVKTRRRVPYPTGFASLAVERVFDLLTITLLAGVVLMGLAATGITSLSGLGATVASGNQSGRTAILVASGVGLAAIVAVAAIVASARSDRNLVRRGIRRFSTDAYADRVAGVIERFVSDIQAVANDRRAFARVGATSLLIWTLDVVTALLVFAAFDVSLPLGTLIAVGFFAVSVGNLAKVLPLSPGGIGLYEGAFSLLVVGLTPVATPVALGAAIVDHFVKNVVTVIGGVAAMLVLNVSLTTAVEEGREVETTPTE; encoded by the coding sequence ATGAGTCGCGGGGTCGACGTGAGCGTCGTGCTGCCGGCCTACGACGAGGCCGCGACGATCGAGGACACAGTGGCGACGACCCTCGATGCGCTCGGATTCTTCCTGCCGGCGGAGAGCTTCGAGGTGCTCGTCGCCGAGGACGGCTGTACCGACCGCACCCCGGAGATCGCTGCTCGACTTGCCCGCGAGGACCGAAGGGTAAAACACGTCCACAGCGACGACCGGCTCGGCCGCGGCGGCGCGCTCGAACGGGCTTTCCGCACGGCCGCGGGCGAGACCCTGGTCTACTTCGACACCGACCTCGCGACCGACATGAGCCATCTGGAGGAACTCGTCGAGAGCGTCCGGTCGGGCGAGGCCGACATCGCCACTGGCTCGCGGCTGCTCGCGGCGAGCGAGGCCGACCGCCCTGCCAAGCGCGACGTGCCGAGTCGCACCTACAACGGGCTCGTCAGACTGTTCCTCAGCTCGTCAGTCCACGACCACCAGTGTGGGTTCAAAGCGTTCGACCGCGAGGTTCTGGAGTCCCTGCTCGATGATATCGATGACGAGCACTGGTTCTGGGACACCGAACTCCTCGTGCGCGCCCAGCGCGCGGGCTACCGGGTCAAGGAGTTCCCGGTCGCGTGGACCCCGAAGGGCGATACGAAAGTGGACTTCGTCCGGGACGTGCTCGGGATGGGGAGCGCCGTTTTGCGGACGTGGTGGCAACTCGCCGTCGCGCCCCGGATCACGCGCCGCGTGACGCTCGTCGCCGGCACGCTCCTCACGATCCTCGCGATCGGGCTGATGACCCAGTATCTCGACGTTGGGACCGTGCTCGAAGAGATGCGCGCGGCCGACCCCGCGCTCGTCGCCGCGGCCGCGCTCGTCTACGCGCTCTCGTGGCCAGTGCGCGGCGCGCGCTACCGTGACATCCTCGACGAGTTGGGATTCGCCGAGGGCGTTGGCTTCCTCACTGGTGCGGTGTTCATCTCTCAAACGGGGAACCTCGTCTTCCCGGCGCGAGCGGGCGACGCGGTCCGGGCGTACGTCGTCAAGACCCGCCGACGCGTGCCCTATCCCACGGGATTCGCCTCGCTCGCGGTCGAGCGCGTGTTCGATCTGCTCACGATCACTCTGCTCGCCGGCGTCGTCCTGATGGGCCTCGCCGCCACCGGGATCACCAGCCTCTCGGGGCTCGGCGCGACCGTCGCCAGCGGGAACCAGAGCGGCCGGACCGCCATCCTCGTCGCCAGCGGCGTGGGCCTCGCCGCGATCGTCGCGGTGGCCGCGATCGTCGCCAGCGCACGCTCCGATCGGAACCTCGTTCGTCGCGGGATCCGCCGCTTCAGCACCGACGCGTACGCCGATCGGGTCGCGGGCGTGATCGAACGGTTCGTCAGCGATATTCAGGCGGTCGCGAACGACCGACGTGCGTTCGCCCGCGTCGGCGCGACGAGCCTCCTGATCTGGACGCTCGACGTCGTGACTGCGTTGCTGGTGTTCGCCGCGTTCGACGTCTCGCTCCCGCTCGGGACGCTGATCGCGGTCGGCTTTTTCGCCGTGAGCGTCGGGAATCTCGCCAAGGTGCTCCCGCTCTCGCCCGGCGGGATCGGGCTCTACGAGGGGGCGTTCAGCCTGCTCGTGGTCGGGCTCACGCCCGTCGCCACCCCGGTCGCGCTCGGCGCGGCCATCGTCGACCATTTCGTGAAAAACGTCGTCACCGTCATCGGTGGGGTGGCCGCCATGCTGGTGCTCAATGTCTCGCTCACCACCGCCGTCGAGGAGGGCCGCGAGGTCGAGACGACGCCGACTGAATAG
- a CDS encoding type II CAAX endopeptidase family protein — MSDEPSIVGKHPVAVFFFTTFVFSWLVWIGGDALPGTEVEPNSSLWTVPAAFGPPIAAALVLRATDGDLRTWASQALKWRIKVRWYLAAVAVPVLLQALSVLVLGLIGASVFYRPTDQFIFSFLFVFFVGGGQEELGWRGFALPRLQAAYGAFAASLIIGIAWAFWHFPLYLVDGGFNAASAFVSSLRVIPESIIITWLYNSTSGSVLICMIFHAMYNVGYLFNSPASFQFPGGTEIPLSIIIEPVIWWAAALILLSIYGGRYLARTPQSDSAAVRKEESSTAD; from the coding sequence ATGAGCGATGAACCGTCGATCGTGGGGAAGCATCCTGTTGCTGTATTCTTCTTCACGACCTTCGTGTTTTCGTGGCTTGTATGGATTGGAGGCGATGCTCTTCCAGGGACGGAGGTAGAACCCAATAGTTCTCTATGGACTGTACCGGCGGCGTTCGGTCCACCAATCGCTGCTGCGCTTGTTCTTCGAGCTACAGACGGTGACTTGCGGACATGGGCTTCACAGGCACTCAAGTGGCGAATCAAAGTTCGATGGTATCTCGCAGCGGTAGCTGTTCCAGTTCTCTTGCAAGCACTCTCTGTACTAGTGCTCGGTCTCATCGGCGCTTCCGTATTCTACAGGCCAACCGATCAATTCATCTTCAGCTTCCTATTTGTCTTCTTTGTTGGAGGAGGTCAAGAAGAGCTGGGATGGCGAGGATTTGCACTCCCACGGTTGCAAGCAGCCTATGGGGCGTTTGCTGCTAGCCTCATCATTGGTATCGCTTGGGCATTCTGGCACTTCCCGCTCTATCTTGTTGATGGAGGATTCAATGCTGCGTCAGCATTCGTCTCCTCACTTCGGGTCATTCCTGAGTCAATCATCATCACATGGCTATACAATAGCACCAGCGGGAGCGTTCTGATATGTATGATATTTCATGCGATGTACAACGTCGGCTACCTCTTCAACTCGCCCGCCAGCTTTCAGTTTCCTGGGGGTACTGAAATCCCTCTCTCGATTATTATTGAACCAGTTATATGGTGGGCCGCAGCGCTCATTCTTCTCAGTATCTATGGTGGACGCTACCTCGCACGGACACCACAATCTGATTCTGCTGCTGTCAGAAAAGAGGAGTCCAGCACCGCCGATTGA
- a CDS encoding Hsp20/alpha crystallin family protein: protein MIRDVGESVGNAVLDGMGRIAGRTQERRPLPTDILESDDAYLVVFDAPAASSEDVQVRFSEDAVHVRIDRVRDHHEGFEMRAPGRGLALDGQADLPDGAVVDPEAATATLTSTGTLEVRVPKTDEREDEPVRISTGDGTVPENGVESAVERIGDDPVDDT, encoded by the coding sequence ATGATCCGCGACGTCGGCGAGTCGGTCGGCAACGCGGTCCTCGACGGGATGGGGCGGATCGCGGGCCGCACGCAGGAACGCCGCCCGCTCCCGACCGACATCTTGGAAAGCGACGACGCCTACCTCGTGGTGTTTGACGCGCCCGCCGCGAGTTCGGAGGACGTCCAGGTTCGCTTCTCCGAAGACGCGGTCCACGTCCGGATCGATCGCGTCCGCGACCACCACGAGGGGTTCGAGATGCGCGCACCAGGCCGCGGGCTCGCGCTCGACGGCCAGGCCGACCTCCCCGACGGCGCAGTGGTCGATCCCGAGGCCGCGACCGCGACGCTGACGAGCACCGGCACGCTCGAAGTCCGTGTCCCGAAAACCGACGAACGCGAGGACGAACCGGTTCGGATCTCGACGGGCGACGGGACGGTTCCCGAAAACGGCGTCGAGAGCGCCGTCGAGCGGATCGGCGACGATCCGGTGGACGATACCTGA
- the arsB gene encoding ACR3 family arsenite efflux transporter produces the protein MSDDLGTLDRYLTLWIGAAMVLGVGLGRFVPGIADALNAITWHGTSLPIAVGLFVMIFPIMAEIDYERIPRVTRTARREIGLTLVFNWLIAPFVMYGLAVTFLGGRPQFVTGLVLVGIAPCIAMVLVWNELAAGNQELCAVCVGVNSLLQIALFVPYAFLFLTVLRGTGIDVDIALVAQMVGVFLGLPLLLGYLTQKFAFRTVGRDTYYDRFVPRISPLGLLGLLFTVVVMFALKGEYIVNNPDEIVLIATPLFLFFAGMWALAYGASAVLGFDYTESISVAFTASSNNFELAIAVAVAVFGIGSNVALATVVGPLIEVPVMLALVRVALATKDRLFPEAKEVDAVAAD, from the coding sequence ATGAGCGACGACCTCGGCACGCTCGATCGGTACCTCACCCTCTGGATCGGCGCGGCGATGGTCCTCGGTGTCGGACTCGGCCGGTTCGTCCCCGGCATCGCGGACGCGCTGAACGCGATCACGTGGCACGGCACCAGCCTCCCGATCGCCGTTGGACTGTTCGTGATGATCTTCCCGATCATGGCCGAGATCGACTACGAACGGATTCCGCGCGTGACCCGTACCGCGCGCCGCGAAATCGGACTGACTCTCGTTTTCAACTGGCTGATCGCCCCGTTCGTGATGTACGGGCTCGCGGTGACCTTCCTCGGCGGCCGGCCTCAGTTCGTCACCGGTCTCGTGCTCGTCGGGATCGCACCCTGCATCGCGATGGTGCTGGTTTGGAACGAACTCGCCGCCGGGAACCAGGAGCTCTGTGCGGTCTGTGTCGGCGTCAACAGCCTGCTCCAGATCGCGCTGTTCGTTCCCTACGCCTTCCTCTTTCTCACCGTGCTTCGGGGGACGGGGATCGATGTCGACATCGCGCTCGTCGCCCAGATGGTCGGAGTCTTTCTCGGACTGCCGCTCTTGCTCGGCTATCTCACCCAGAAGTTCGCGTTCCGAACGGTTGGCCGCGATACCTACTACGACCGCTTCGTCCCGCGAATCAGCCCCCTAGGACTTCTCGGCCTCCTCTTCACCGTCGTCGTGATGTTCGCGCTCAAGGGCGAGTACATCGTGAACAACCCCGATGAGATCGTGCTGATCGCGACGCCCCTGTTCCTCTTTTTCGCGGGGATGTGGGCGCTCGCCTACGGCGCGAGCGCGGTGCTCGGGTTCGATTACACCGAGAGCATCAGTGTGGCGTTTACCGCGTCCTCGAACAACTTCGAACTCGCGATCGCGGTCGCGGTCGCCGTCTTCGGGATCGGGAGCAACGTGGCGCTGGCGACCGTCGTCGGGCCGCTGATCGAGGTGCCGGTAATGCTCGCACTCGTCCGGGTGGCGCTCGCGACGAAGGATCGGCTGTTCCCCGAGGCGAAGGAGGTGGACGCCGTTGCCGCCGACTGA
- a CDS encoding HAD family hydrolase — protein MTEYDAVLFDNDGVLIEPPARDTQSEATRAAFREMGVETTDRQHIADIVDGVTVERLQEICTAYDLDVDAFWAARERHDERSQLDAFRAGARGRYDDVAAITDLPQSRGVVSNNRHSTVTFVLDFFDLGSSFDVYYGREKTVDSLRHKKPDPQYLNRALADLDAESALYVGDSESDVIAAKRAGIDSVFVRRPHSRDVDLTVTPTYEADDLHEVVAIGDD, from the coding sequence GTGACCGAGTACGATGCAGTGCTGTTCGACAACGACGGCGTCTTGATCGAGCCGCCAGCACGTGACACCCAGAGCGAAGCGACGCGTGCCGCGTTCCGCGAGATGGGCGTCGAGACGACCGACCGCCAGCACATCGCGGACATCGTCGATGGCGTCACCGTCGAACGACTTCAGGAGATCTGCACCGCGTACGATCTCGACGTGGACGCGTTCTGGGCAGCACGCGAGCGTCACGACGAACGCTCCCAGTTGGACGCGTTCAGAGCGGGCGCGCGCGGTCGCTACGACGACGTCGCGGCGATCACGGATCTCCCGCAGAGTCGCGGTGTCGTGAGCAACAACCGCCACTCCACCGTGACGTTCGTGCTGGATTTCTTCGATCTGGGTTCCTCGTTCGACGTTTACTATGGCCGCGAGAAAACCGTCGACAGTCTCCGGCACAAGAAGCCCGACCCGCAGTACCTCAACCGCGCGCTGGCGGATCTCGACGCCGAATCAGCACTCTACGTCGGTGACAGCGAGAGCGACGTGATCGCGGCCAAGCGGGCGGGTATCGACTCGGTGTTCGTTCGTCGACCGCACAGCCGTGACGTGGATCTCACAGTAACGCCGACGTACGAGGCCGACGACCTCCACGAGGTCGTGGCGATCGGCGATGACTGA
- a CDS encoding arsenate-mycothiol transferase ArsC has protein sequence MATAFAERERERRELDGIDIVTGGTHPADQVHEPVVATMDEVGFDLAGRTPREITTDELRSCDMVATMGCSTLDIEGAESAVDVRDWALDDPGEADIEKVRAIRDEVERRVVALFDGMDD, from the coding sequence ATGGCGACCGCGTTCGCCGAACGCGAGCGCGAGCGTCGCGAGCTCGACGGTATCGATATCGTGACCGGTGGCACCCACCCAGCGGATCAGGTTCACGAACCCGTCGTCGCGACGATGGACGAGGTGGGCTTCGATCTCGCAGGTCGCACGCCGCGCGAGATCACGACCGACGAACTGCGCTCGTGTGACATGGTCGCCACGATGGGCTGTTCGACGCTCGACATCGAGGGAGCCGAGTCGGCGGTCGATGTCCGCGACTGGGCGCTCGACGACCCTGGCGAGGCCGACATCGAGAAAGTGCGCGCCATCCGCGACGAGGTCGAACGCCGGGTCGTGGCGCTGTTCGACGGAATGGACGACTGA
- a CDS encoding radical SAM protein, with protein MTAPDPATLDVTLVDGYVDEPAHFGVPPYISTYPRFTAGALVDAGVPEERITYHTIDELRDERNKWRDVADADLMIYLGGMTVPGKYVGGTPAEPDEVRELAWAAEGTSLMGGPVKFGVGEENAGATETERSDLDFEFVAKGDVEAAAHDLVANGLEGFGDRMRDVEEVTQWAREGAFVVEQHPNHPEYLICELETSRGCAYRCSFCTEPLYGNPSFRPPPSVVSEVDALADRGARHFRLGRQADILAYGGDGEAPNPDALRDLYGGIREVAPNLETLHLDNINPVTIVRWPEDSREGLRIIAEHNTPGDTAAFGLESADPRVQEANDLNVTADECFRAVEIVNEEAGWRPGEDRSAAPTYGADAADRLPKLLPGINLLHGLKGEREKTYELNKQFLQRVYDAGLLLRRINIRQVMAFDGTEMSDTGAQIADDHKKLFKQYKEEVREEIDNPMLQRVAPPGTVLPDVHLEYHQDGRTFGRQLGTYPLLVAIPGERELGRVVDIAITDHGYRSVTGVPAPLDLNRASMDELAALPGLGDQRAGTLVVNRPYKSTGEAAATLGIDLPGFTTARTPEGAD; from the coding sequence ATGACTGCGCCCGATCCAGCCACTCTCGACGTGACCCTCGTGGACGGCTACGTCGACGAACCCGCCCACTTCGGAGTGCCACCGTATATCTCCACGTACCCACGGTTCACCGCCGGTGCGCTCGTGGATGCAGGCGTTCCCGAAGAACGCATCACCTACCACACGATCGACGAACTCCGTGACGAACGGAACAAGTGGCGTGACGTGGCCGATGCGGACCTCATGATCTACCTCGGCGGGATGACCGTCCCTGGCAAGTACGTCGGCGGGACGCCGGCCGAGCCAGACGAAGTACGGGAGCTCGCATGGGCCGCGGAGGGAACGAGCCTGATGGGCGGCCCAGTCAAATTCGGCGTCGGCGAGGAGAACGCCGGCGCGACCGAGACCGAGCGATCGGATCTCGACTTCGAGTTCGTGGCAAAAGGCGATGTCGAGGCCGCAGCCCACGATCTCGTCGCCAATGGCCTAGAGGGCTTTGGCGACCGGATGCGTGACGTCGAGGAAGTCACGCAATGGGCGCGCGAGGGCGCGTTCGTGGTCGAACAGCACCCGAACCATCCCGAGTACCTGATCTGCGAGCTCGAAACCTCTCGGGGCTGTGCGTATCGATGTTCCTTTTGTACCGAGCCGCTCTACGGCAACCCCTCCTTCCGCCCGCCCCCATCGGTCGTGAGCGAGGTCGACGCGCTCGCGGATCGCGGCGCGCGGCACTTCCGGCTGGGTCGCCAGGCGGACATCCTCGCGTACGGCGGCGACGGCGAGGCTCCAAACCCCGACGCGCTCCGCGACCTCTACGGCGGCATCCGTGAGGTCGCACCGAATCTCGAAACCCTCCACCTCGACAACATCAACCCGGTCACGATCGTGCGGTGGCCCGAGGATTCGCGGGAGGGCCTCCGGATCATCGCCGAGCACAACACCCCCGGAGATACCGCCGCGTTCGGGCTCGAAAGCGCCGATCCCCGGGTGCAGGAGGCGAACGATCTCAACGTCACCGCAGACGAGTGCTTTCGCGCCGTGGAGATCGTCAACGAGGAGGCGGGCTGGCGGCCGGGCGAGGACCGCTCGGCCGCGCCGACGTACGGTGCGGACGCCGCCGATCGCCTCCCGAAGCTCCTCCCGGGGATCAACCTGCTCCACGGGCTGAAGGGCGAACGCGAGAAGACGTACGAACTGAACAAGCAGTTCCTCCAGCGGGTGTACGACGCCGGCCTGCTGCTCCGCCGGATCAACATCCGCCAGGTGATGGCGTTCGACGGAACCGAGATGAGCGACACCGGCGCGCAGATCGCCGACGATCACAAGAAACTGTTCAAGCAGTACAAAGAAGAGGTGCGTGAGGAGATCGACAACCCGATGCTCCAGCGAGTCGCGCCGCCCGGAACCGTGCTGCCCGACGTCCATCTCGAATACCACCAGGACGGCCGGACGTTCGGCCGCCAGCTCGGGACGTACCCGCTGTTGGTCGCTATTCCGGGCGAGCGCGAACTCGGGCGGGTAGTGGATATCGCGATCACGGATCACGGCTATCGGTCGGTGACGGGGGTCCCCGCACCGCTCGACCTCAACCGTGCCTCGATGGACGAGCTCGCGGCGCTGCCTGGCCTCGGCGACCAGCGTGCCGGCACGTTGGTGGTGAATCGCCCCTACAAATCGACCGGCGAGGCCGCGGCGACGCTCGGGATCGACCTGCCTGGCTTCACGACGGCGCGCACGCCAGAAGGGGCGGACTGA
- a CDS encoding class I SAM-dependent methyltransferase: MDSTEVRRRWAERSGAYSPAYYAHHGPNATSEAIRERLEPIGREASILELGCSSGRHLAHLHDHGYEDLHGIEINPEALDVMAEAHPELATQGTFHVDAIQDVVTEFDDGRFDAVFSVETLQHLHPDDEWVFDELRRITDNRLITAENETGVADRENTDTDAMNNVDGVPLYYRNWKDVFTNHGFTEIGSEPVKRGTLRVFRPVRD; encoded by the coding sequence GTGGATTCGACCGAGGTCAGACGACGGTGGGCCGAACGCTCGGGAGCGTACTCGCCAGCGTACTACGCCCACCACGGGCCGAACGCGACGAGCGAGGCGATCCGCGAACGGCTCGAGCCGATCGGTCGTGAGGCATCGATCCTCGAACTCGGCTGTAGTTCGGGTCGCCACCTCGCGCACCTCCACGATCACGGCTACGAAGATCTCCACGGGATCGAGATCAACCCCGAGGCGCTCGACGTGATGGCCGAGGCCCATCCCGAACTCGCCACTCAGGGAACGTTCCACGTCGACGCCATCCAGGACGTCGTCACGGAGTTCGACGACGGCCGTTTCGACGCCGTGTTCTCGGTCGAGACGCTCCAGCATCTCCACCCCGACGACGAGTGGGTGTTCGACGAACTCCGTCGGATCACCGATAACCGCCTTATCACGGCCGAAAACGAGACCGGAGTGGCGGATCGTGAGAATACGGATACCGACGCCATGAACAACGTCGACGGCGTTCCCCTGTACTACCGCAACTGGAAGGACGTGTTCACCAACCATGGTTTCACGGAGATCGGATCGGAGCCGGTCAAACGTGGCACGCTTCGGGTGTTCCGTCCCGTGCGAGACTGA
- a CDS encoding DUF7559 family protein: MPATLEVVCTDDGCEMDMFEMHYTYDMPDDVGVEDFQCPYCGGTDCLESVEL; encoded by the coding sequence ATGCCGGCAACCCTCGAAGTCGTCTGCACCGACGACGGCTGTGAGATGGACATGTTCGAGATGCACTACACCTACGACATGCCCGACGACGTCGGCGTCGAGGACTTCCAGTGTCCGTACTGCGGCGGCACCGACTGTCTCGAATCGGTCGAGCTATGA
- a CDS encoding ArsR/SmtB family transcription factor: MVPSTDRLRRLIADEIGECCEEDVEQRLDDLDSLAERATTDRLDRDRKTMAALGSETRHRIARLLVTADDALCVCELQPLVDVSESAISHALSDLVDAGLVSRDRRGKWRYYESTGRAERVFAALDAAGDDE; the protein is encoded by the coding sequence ATGGTCCCATCCACCGATCGGCTCCGACGACTCATCGCCGACGAGATCGGCGAGTGCTGTGAGGAAGACGTCGAACAACGGCTCGATGACCTCGATTCGCTCGCCGAGCGGGCAACCACCGACCGGCTCGACAGGGATCGAAAAACGATGGCGGCGCTCGGCAGCGAGACCCGCCATCGGATCGCACGCCTTCTCGTCACTGCCGACGACGCGCTGTGTGTCTGTGAACTCCAACCGCTCGTCGACGTCAGCGAGAGTGCGATCAGCCACGCACTCTCGGATCTCGTCGACGCGGGGCTCGTCTCGCGCGACCGGCGAGGGAAGTGGCGCTACTACGAGAGCACCGGACGCGCCGAGCGGGTGTTCGCCGCGCTCGATGCAGCGGGAGACGACGAATGA
- the eif1A gene encoding translation initiation factor eIF-1A, producing the protein MSEQNGRRNLRMPDDDELFAVVTEHNGGNHVRVRCEDGENRMGRIPGRMKYRTWIEEGDVVLVEPWSWQDEKANIEWRYKSQDADQLRREGHIE; encoded by the coding sequence GTGAGTGAACAAAACGGGCGTCGAAACCTTCGTATGCCCGACGACGACGAGCTGTTCGCGGTCGTAACCGAACACAACGGCGGGAACCACGTTCGTGTCCGGTGTGAGGACGGCGAGAACCGGATGGGCCGCATTCCCGGCCGGATGAAGTACCGGACGTGGATCGAGGAGGGCGACGTCGTTCTCGTCGAGCCGTGGAGCTGGCAGGACGAGAAGGCCAACATCGAGTGGCGCTACAAGAGCCAGGACGCCGACCAGCTCCGGCGCGAAGGCCACATCGAGTAA
- a CDS encoding PaaI family thioesterase: MTADEPTVEADIRERIASDPYCDTLGIDLIDLGAGTARTELAVTDDLLNFHGTPHGGAVYSLADAAFAAASNSHGKTALALETNISYLDSVEVETTLVATAKETHVSGRTAEYEVVVTDGEGEAEDATRIATFRGRVYRP, encoded by the coding sequence ATGACAGCCGACGAGCCGACCGTCGAGGCGGACATCCGCGAACGGATCGCGAGCGATCCCTACTGCGACACCCTGGGGATCGATCTGATCGACCTCGGAGCAGGCACCGCACGTACCGAACTCGCCGTGACCGATGACCTGCTGAACTTCCACGGAACGCCCCACGGTGGGGCGGTGTACTCGCTCGCGGACGCAGCGTTTGCGGCGGCGTCGAACTCGCATGGGAAAACCGCGCTGGCGCTCGAAACCAACATCTCGTACCTCGATAGCGTCGAGGTGGAAACGACGCTCGTCGCGACCGCCAAGGAGACACACGTGAGCGGGCGAACTGCCGAGTACGAGGTCGTCGTCACCGACGGAGAAGGGGAGGCAGAGGATGCTACACGGATCGCGACCTTCCGCGGGCGAGTCTATCGTCCCTGA